The following coding sequences lie in one Crassostrea angulata isolate pt1a10 chromosome 10, ASM2561291v2, whole genome shotgun sequence genomic window:
- the LOC128165776 gene encoding E3 ubiquitin-protein ligase CHIP-like: protein MSATDLKNQGNKHYAARNYEAAVNCYSKAIIKSPSTPTFFTNRALCYLKLKNWDQALQDCRRALDLDRSVVKGHFFMGQALVELSLYDEAVSSLKRAHDLAKEQKLNFGDDITCALRHAKKKKWNMIEDKRIQQEIELQTYINKLIREDTDRMRDEVKKTTNEEDGEEDKILSEIEEEQDQKIKEINDLFAKVDERRRGRDVPDYLCGKISFELMRDPVITPSGITYDRKDIVEHLQRVGHFDPVTRTDLTQDQLIPNLAMKEVIDNYLEENPWAEDY, encoded by the exons ATGAGTGCAACAGACTTAAAGAATCAAGGAAATAAGCATTATGCTGCTAGAAACTACGAGGCTGCCGTTAACTGTTATTCAAAAGCAATT ATAAAAAGTCCAAGCACACCAACATTTTTCACCAACAGAGCTTTGTGTTACTTGAAACTAAAAAACTGGGACCAAGCCTTACAGGACTGCAGAAGAGCTTTAGATCTTGATCGATCAGTTGTGAAAGGACACTTTTTTATGGGACAGGCTCTTGTTGAGTTGAGCTTGTATGATGAAGCTGTAAGCAGTCTTAAAAGAG ctcatGATCTAGCCAAAGAACAAAAATTGAACTTTGGGGATGATATAACATGTGCACTTAGACATGCCAAGAAGAAGAAATGGAATATGATAGAGGATAAAAGAATTCAACAAGAAATAGAACTACAGACGTACATAAATAAACTGATAAGAGAGGACACAGACAG AATGAGAGATGAAGTAAAGAAAACAACCAATGAAGAAGATGGTGAGGAAGACAAGATTTTAAGTGAAATTGAAGAGGAGCAG GACCAAAAAATCAAGGAAATAAATGATCTGTTTGCAAAAGTGGATGAAAGAAGAAGG GGGAGAGATGTTCCGGATTACTTGTGCGGCAAAATTAGTTTTGAACTAATGCGCGATCCTGTAATAACGCCGAGTGGAATAACGTATGACAGGAAGGACATCGTGGAGCATCTCCAG AGAGTTGGACATTTTGACCCAGTGACTCGAACAGACTTGACCCAGGATCAGCTCATCCCTAACCTGGCTATGAAGGAAGTGATAGACAATTATTTAGAAGAAAATCCTTGGGCAGAGGACTACTAG
- the LOC128165775 gene encoding uncharacterized protein LOC128165775 isoform X2 → MANPIQEFEPSVLRHVYDDEEGNNFASEIVCRFMDGRYFIKTKFHEEFLERLEDERATDNTWIYLNGLEGLGKSSSSIYYVLKCRENGDLAVHYVDLNSIEARDEDLESFVAYSKKFGNRDCIIVDHLTLYNAHYLKKIEKIVKRKVIYPQFILIETGFTASAHKFMEFGREFQLDEDTFLNIWKGALEYMLSRKDKESKNYKHRLSLLDKGKQVYDEFSKEYIMTPRLLHSVLYDMYPRTNGTVEEAFAQYTKMKQHKILNFRSSENDEYTKFQLHTAVLLHCIPNKQEIIIKREWAQELKIGINIFEVEPFRIQTENLEYARMDLDVGDVCVKIRHLIPILANCWRERLPYDLEGMLQIAKTVGSNKILPIMFQNGGARKEFEKLLVATQKEIQSVLLPFSIGGETVYEVSQSKQELSQARCSLVHSFKNFFEPNGNELSVYDQDVSENFKGHERNVALFSLFIKQISKSFDSFLVYPQIPNFMGVDYFVFDCGMCGEVNEGCSPSKMVKVQEKTLYLVQVATGAVHRGDTLGKALNVVKQIFANENVVVHAVVVFASQSKNSFTLTKCAFKNISVINLNGTEKPLLQNNHLNKYFVSNLVQ, encoded by the coding sequence GGATCTATCTAAACGGACTTGAGGGTTTGGggaaatcatcatcatcaatttACTATGTTTTGAAATGTCGGGAAAATGGTGACCTTGCAGTTCATTATGTTGACTTGAATAGCATTGAAGCAAGAGATGAAGATTTGGAATCCTTTGTAGCGTATTCTAAGAAATTTGGAAATAGGGACTGCATAATAGTGGATCATCTTACCCTGTATAATGCccattatctaaaaaaaattgaaaaaattgtcaagCGGAAAGTTATATATCCACAGTTCATTCTCATTGAAACAGGTTTCACTGCAAGTGCACATAAGTTTATGGAATTTGGAAGAGAATTTCAGCTTGATGAAGACACTTTTCTCAACATTTGGAAGGGAGCCTTAGAATACATGTTATCGAGAAAAGACAAGGAGAGCAAGAATTATAAGCATAGATTAAGCCTTTTAGATAAAGGAAAGCAAGTTTATGATGAATTTTCAAAGGAGTACATAATGACACCTCGATTGTTGCACAGTGTGCTTTATGATATGTATCCAAGAACAAATGGAACAGTTGAAGAGGCATTTGCACAGTACACAAAAATGAAACAACATAAAATCCTAAATTTTAGAAGTTCTGAAAACGATGAATATACCAAGTTTCAGCTCCACACTGCTGTTCTTCTCCATTGTATTCCAAACAAACAAGAAATCATCATTAAAAGAGAATGGGCACAGGAATTAAAAATAGGAATCAACATTTTTGAAGTTGAGCCTTTCAGAATTCAAACAGAAAATCTTGAATATGCAAGGATGGATTTGGATGTTGGGGATGTCTGTGTGAAAATTCGACATTTGATTCCTATCTTAGCAAACTGTTGGCGAGAAAGGCTTCCTTATGACTTAGAGGGGATGCTACAAATTGCAAAAACTGTTGGCTCTAATAAAATTTTGCCAATTATGTTTCAGAACGGTGGTGCaagaaaagagtttgaaaaatTGTTAGTTGCGACTCAAAAGGAGATCCAATCTGTACTTTTGCCATTCTCCATTGGTGGTGAAACAGTGTATGAGGTATCACAGTCAAAGCAAGAATTGTCACAAGCAAGATGTTCTTTAGtgcattcttttaaaaatttcttcgaACCAAATGGAAACGAGTTATCTGTGTATGATCAAGATGTATCAGAAAATTTCAAAGGTCATGAACGAAATGTGGCTTTATTTTCcctgtttataaaacaaatttcaaagtcatttgATAGTTTTTTGGTGTATCCACAAATACCAAATTTTATGGGAGTAGATTACTTTGTCTTTGACTGTGGCATGTGTGGTGAAGTAAATGAAGGGTGTTCGCCAAGTAAAATGGTCAAAGTTCAGGAAAAAACATTGTACCTTGTTCAAGTGGCAACAGGTGCTGTGCATCGAGGTGATACACTTGGCAAAGCTTTGAATgtagtgaaacaaatttttgcaAATGAAAATGTTGTAGTTCATGCTGTTGTTGTTTTCGCAAGTCAGAGTAAAAATTCCTTTACATTGACCAAGTGtgcatttaaaaacatttctgtgATTAACTTAAATGGAACAGAAAAGCCATTACTACAAAATAAccatttgaataaatattttgtttcaaatcttgTGCAATAG